Proteins from one Mucilaginibacter jinjuensis genomic window:
- a CDS encoding sterol desaturase family protein, with the protein MPQEKLLTITTTILICWVIFIIAWERISPYRKGLPFFREGFWIDLVWYTIIQSYFLKILIFDYIIAPLQHHFNWSHFQFVKDWPLAVQVIFFVVVHDLYIYLFHRFQHSSKFFWRTHEAHHSGKEVDFLAGSRSHVVEIIINQTIEFAPIILLGAAPEVVPIKALIDAMFGMFIHANVNVKMGKLRYFLNSPELHLWHHANYQEVFHANFGTKLSIWDYMFKTVYNPGHAPGNKPENWGLGYDYPKDYFLQHAFSVKRFDEQKLLKYSWFKRYYNLRPDAMKRAVSWWNKAPVKVKYKKHKLQKAYSTNAVETNETYSNT; encoded by the coding sequence ATGCCGCAAGAGAAACTCTTAACCATAACTACTACCATACTAATTTGCTGGGTAATATTCATTATTGCCTGGGAGCGAATTAGTCCGTACCGTAAAGGCCTTCCCTTTTTTAGGGAAGGCTTTTGGATTGATCTGGTTTGGTATACCATCATCCAAAGCTATTTTTTGAAGATCCTCATCTTCGATTATATTATTGCGCCCTTGCAACACCATTTTAACTGGTCGCATTTTCAGTTTGTGAAAGACTGGCCGCTGGCGGTGCAGGTGATCTTCTTTGTGGTAGTGCATGATCTGTATATCTACCTGTTCCACCGTTTTCAGCATAGCAGTAAGTTCTTTTGGAGAACACACGAGGCACATCATTCAGGAAAGGAGGTCGACTTTCTGGCTGGTTCGCGCTCACACGTGGTAGAGATCATCATCAATCAAACCATCGAATTTGCGCCCATTATATTATTAGGTGCAGCACCCGAAGTAGTGCCTATTAAAGCACTGATTGATGCCATGTTTGGTATGTTTATCCATGCTAACGTAAATGTAAAGATGGGCAAACTGAGATACTTCTTAAATTCGCCCGAGCTGCACTTATGGCACCATGCCAATTACCAGGAAGTTTTTCATGCCAACTTCGGTACCAAGCTTTCGATATGGGATTATATGTTTAAAACGGTTTACAACCCGGGCCACGCGCCGGGCAATAAGCCAGAGAACTGGGGATTAGGTTATGATTATCCAAAAGACTATTTTCTGCAACACGCCTTCTCCGTAAAACGGTTCGACGAGCAAAAGCTGTTAAAATATAGCTGGTTTAAAAGGTACTATAACCTGCGACCCGATGCCATGAAACGGGCAGTAAGCTGGTGGAACAAAGCGCCAGTTAAGGTAAAATATAAGAAGCATAAGCTCCAAAAGGCTTATTCGACTAATGCTGTAGAAACCAACGAAACTTACTCTAATACCTAA
- a CDS encoding aminotransferase class III-fold pyridoxal phosphate-dependent enzyme: MANKIQLTNNFPIISESDKIYERALKVQKPVTQTLAKGPGQFTKGVAPKYLVKGKGSHVWDADGNEFIDFNAAIGPVSLGYAYPVVDEAIRRQLEDGITFSLMHPLEVELAELVQEVIPNAEAVKIAKTGADVCSAAIRVARAFTGRDKVFCCGYHGWHDWYIGITSRNAGIPEAIQDMTYTFEYNDIESIKAALDETVAALILEPFIFEAPKPGFLQELAEVCKANGTLLIFDEMWTGFRIALGGAQEYFNVKADLAVFSKACANGMPIALLTGRADVMELFNNEVFSYTTFGGEALSLAACIATINELRDENVPQYLNEKGALLKDGYNQLAKVFGMDQYTKCIGFNCRTMVTFTPQAGNGLELKTLMQQEMIKRGVLWAGFHNMCYSHSSQDIAYTLSAYHEVLPIVKEAILSGDVKSYLKGEVLEAVFRKVSNYNIKPKTVAEA, translated from the coding sequence ATGGCTAATAAGATCCAGTTAACTAATAATTTTCCGATCATCAGCGAGTCTGATAAAATATATGAACGCGCTTTAAAAGTGCAGAAACCTGTTACACAGACGTTGGCTAAAGGCCCAGGTCAGTTTACCAAAGGTGTGGCGCCTAAATACCTGGTAAAAGGTAAAGGTTCGCACGTGTGGGATGCAGATGGTAACGAGTTTATCGATTTTAATGCTGCCATTGGTCCGGTTTCATTGGGTTATGCTTACCCAGTGGTTGATGAGGCCATCCGTCGCCAGTTAGAAGATGGTATCACCTTTTCACTGATGCACCCACTGGAAGTTGAGCTTGCAGAGTTAGTTCAGGAAGTTATCCCTAATGCCGAAGCTGTTAAGATCGCCAAAACAGGTGCTGATGTATGTTCGGCTGCTATCCGTGTGGCACGTGCCTTTACCGGTCGCGATAAAGTATTTTGCTGCGGTTACCATGGCTGGCACGATTGGTATATCGGTATTACCAGCCGCAACGCAGGTATCCCTGAAGCTATCCAGGATATGACCTATACTTTCGAGTATAACGATATAGAATCAATCAAAGCTGCGCTTGATGAAACCGTAGCTGCCCTGATATTGGAACCATTCATTTTCGAAGCACCAAAACCTGGCTTTTTGCAGGAGTTAGCCGAAGTATGTAAAGCCAACGGTACACTGCTCATTTTCGATGAAATGTGGACTGGTTTTCGCATCGCATTAGGTGGCGCACAGGAATATTTCAATGTAAAGGCCGATCTGGCTGTTTTTTCAAAAGCATGTGCCAACGGTATGCCTATCGCATTATTAACAGGCCGTGCCGATGTAATGGAGCTGTTTAATAATGAAGTATTCAGCTATACCACTTTCGGTGGCGAAGCTTTATCACTGGCGGCATGCATCGCAACAATTAATGAACTGCGCGATGAAAACGTACCGCAATACCTGAACGAGAAGGGTGCATTACTAAAAGATGGCTATAACCAACTGGCCAAAGTTTTCGGTATGGATCAATACACTAAATGTATCGGTTTTAATTGCCGTACTATGGTAACCTTTACGCCGCAGGCAGGTAATGGCCTGGAACTAAAAACCCTGATGCAGCAGGAAATGATTAAGCGCGGTGTGCTTTGGGCTGGTTTCCATAATATGTGCTACAGCCATAGTAGCCAGGATATTGCATATACATTATCTGCTTACCACGAAGTATTACCGATAGTTAAAGAAGCCATTTTAAGCGGCGATGTAAAAAGCTATTTAAAAGGCGAAGTGCTGGAAGCCGTGTTCCGCAAGGTGAGCAATTATAACATTAAACCTAAAACGGTTGCCGAGGCATAG
- a CDS encoding SDR family oxidoreductase, with protein MDLFSLQNKTAIVTGALGLIGKKHCEALANAGANVVIADINGEAAIAFAAQFGNNHLGIALNVTDKASIEKVRAAVIEKYGTIDVLVNNAAINDMFENPAMAKELSAFENYPLEAFQQSIDVNITGVFLCAQVLGSVMAQQGSGSIINIASTYGIVGPDQSIYRDECGEQTFYKSAAYPVTKGAVINFTRFLASYWGHKGVRVNTLSPGGVENNQNEFFIQNYAAKTPLGRMAKANDYQGALVFLASEASAYMTGANLVVDGGWTAI; from the coding sequence ATGGATTTGTTTTCGCTACAAAATAAAACAGCCATAGTTACCGGGGCGTTAGGTCTCATCGGTAAAAAGCATTGCGAAGCTCTGGCTAATGCCGGTGCTAATGTGGTGATTGCCGATATTAACGGAGAAGCAGCCATTGCATTTGCAGCTCAATTTGGCAATAATCATCTGGGTATAGCCCTAAACGTAACCGATAAAGCATCGATAGAAAAAGTAAGGGCTGCAGTAATCGAAAAATATGGAACGATTGATGTGTTGGTGAACAATGCTGCTATCAACGATATGTTCGAGAACCCGGCGATGGCCAAAGAGCTTTCGGCTTTCGAGAATTATCCGCTGGAAGCTTTTCAACAATCAATCGATGTAAACATAACCGGTGTGTTTTTATGCGCACAAGTATTAGGTTCGGTAATGGCGCAGCAGGGCAGTGGCAGTATCATTAATATTGCTTCTACATACGGCATTGTTGGGCCAGATCAATCCATCTATCGTGACGAGTGCGGCGAACAAACCTTTTATAAATCGGCAGCATACCCGGTAACCAAAGGTGCGGTAATCAATTTTACACGCTTTTTGGCTTCATACTGGGGGCATAAGGGCGTAAGAGTAAATACGCTTTCGCCGGGCGGAGTAGAGAATAATCAGAACGAATTTTTTATACAAAACTATGCGGCCAAAACACCACTAGGCCGTATGGCAAAAGCCAATGATTACCAGGGTGCTTTAGTGTTTCTGGCAAGTGAAGCTTCGGCTTACATGACGGGGGCAAACCTGGTGGTTGACGGCGGTTGGACAGCAATTTAA
- a CDS encoding transketolase, translating into MQRNNYNDQELEAIALKVREHIVRMSTGGGCFTGASLSAVDLIVYLYGRFLNITQANLYDPERDYLFLSKGHDVPALYGTLAELGLIHKERLQNHLSIDDYIYWHPNTRVPGVEFHSGSLGHLPSVAVGVAMDIKISGGENKVVCILGDGELNEGTCWEALLVANAYHLDNLIFVVDRNHFQANVRTEDLIPLEPLADKFEAFGASVKRINGHDFTALHDAFTHYSFKEGKVSVIIADTIRGKGLPSIQERADRWFCNFSGEEVAHLLMELHGHDTTSLTSETLIVR; encoded by the coding sequence GTGCAAAGAAATAATTATAACGACCAGGAATTAGAGGCAATAGCCCTAAAAGTGAGAGAGCATATTGTACGTATGTCAACCGGTGGTGGCTGCTTTACAGGCGCCTCACTTTCGGCGGTCGATCTGATAGTTTACCTGTATGGCCGGTTCTTAAATATTACCCAGGCCAACTTATACGATCCGGAACGCGACTACCTTTTCTTATCAAAAGGTCATGATGTACCCGCCTTGTACGGCACATTGGCCGAGCTGGGCTTAATCCATAAAGAACGTTTACAGAACCATCTTTCTATCGATGATTATATCTACTGGCACCCTAACACCCGTGTCCCGGGAGTTGAGTTTCATTCTGGCTCGCTGGGTCACCTGCCTTCGGTAGCTGTAGGTGTGGCTATGGATATTAAAATTAGCGGCGGCGAAAATAAAGTAGTCTGCATTTTGGGCGATGGCGAACTGAACGAAGGTACATGCTGGGAAGCCTTGCTTGTAGCCAATGCTTATCATTTAGATAACCTCATTTTTGTGGTAGATCGCAACCATTTCCAAGCCAATGTGCGCACCGAAGATTTGATCCCTTTGGAGCCGCTTGCCGATAAGTTCGAAGCCTTCGGGGCATCGGTAAAACGCATCAATGGGCACGACTTTACAGCACTTCACGACGCTTTTACTCATTACTCATTTAAGGAAGGAAAAGTAAGCGTAATTATAGCCGATACCATCAGGGGCAAGGGCTTACCAAGCATCCAGGAACGCGCCGATCGCTGGTTCTGTAACTTCTCTGGCGAAGAGGTAGCGCATTTATTAATGGAGCTTCACGGTCACGACACTACATCATTAACATCCGAAACTTTAATTGTCAGATAG
- a CDS encoding DMT family transporter, protein MAWIYLIIAAVFETAWTYSVKYLNFGNFKLLSWSNFYKDSGLLIMAPLIGYIVFGIANVYFFSLAIKQLSTATAFAVWTAATLAMLKLTEVLWLHQGISWKEIFFMLLIMIGILGLKYYAVAQ, encoded by the coding sequence TTGGCCTGGATCTATTTAATTATTGCTGCCGTATTTGAAACCGCCTGGACTTACTCGGTCAAGTACCTCAATTTCGGGAATTTCAAATTATTGAGCTGGTCTAATTTTTATAAAGATTCGGGCTTGTTAATTATGGCGCCGCTCATCGGATACATTGTTTTTGGTATTGCCAACGTGTATTTCTTTTCCCTGGCCATTAAACAACTATCTACTGCTACCGCTTTTGCCGTTTGGACGGCCGCTACACTTGCCATGTTAAAGCTTACCGAAGTGCTTTGGCTCCATCAGGGCATCTCCTGGAAAGAGATTTTTTTTATGCTGCTCATCATGATCGGCATATTGGGGTTGAAGTATTATGCTGTGGCGCAGTAA
- a CDS encoding HAD-IA family hydrolase, whose translation MINEILKQKASAIKLLLTDCDGVLTDAGVYYDELGENLKKFSIRDGMGVERLRKYAGVDTGIITGERSPSVIKRAEKLQITELHLGVKDKPEVFKEICNRLDLEPHEVAYIGDDYNDIEIMLLAGLTACPSDAMPYVKAHADLVCEAKGGEGCFRELAELIIDSKNNVVVKDGTITLNTGRVIGKGHPCYIIAEIGINHNGSLETAKQLIDEAVAAKADAVKFQKRTPEICVPKDQWEMMRDTPWGRITYIDYKRKTEFGIAEYAAIDQYCKKLGIDWFVSAWDAPSVDFMERFDTVIYKLASASLTDFELIQRILETGKPLMLSTGMSTMKEIEDTMAYINAFDANYPLFIAHATSAYPCPPQELNLKMIQTLEAKYAGIPIGYSGHETGLATTVAAVAMGATFVERHFTLDRAMWGSDHAASVEPQGFQRMVRDIRDVEIAAGDGVKKVYESEIGPMKRLRVNISPEYKEKPVI comes from the coding sequence ATGATAAACGAAATTTTAAAACAGAAGGCATCTGCCATTAAATTACTGCTTACAGATTGCGACGGTGTATTAACCGATGCGGGGGTTTATTATGATGAGTTGGGTGAAAACCTTAAGAAATTCAGCATCCGTGATGGTATGGGTGTGGAGCGCCTGCGCAAATATGCAGGTGTAGATACCGGCATTATTACCGGCGAGCGTTCACCATCGGTAATTAAACGTGCCGAAAAATTGCAGATCACAGAACTGCACCTGGGTGTTAAAGATAAACCAGAGGTTTTTAAAGAGATCTGCAACAGATTAGATCTTGAGCCGCACGAGGTTGCCTACATTGGCGATGATTATAACGATATTGAGATTATGCTGCTGGCCGGTTTAACCGCCTGCCCGTCTGATGCCATGCCTTATGTTAAAGCACACGCCGATTTGGTTTGCGAAGCCAAAGGCGGCGAAGGCTGTTTCCGTGAACTTGCAGAATTGATTATCGACTCTAAAAACAATGTAGTAGTTAAAGATGGTACCATTACCCTAAACACCGGCCGTGTAATTGGTAAAGGCCATCCTTGCTATATTATTGCTGAGATTGGTATTAACCATAATGGCTCATTAGAAACTGCTAAACAGTTAATTGATGAGGCTGTTGCTGCCAAAGCTGATGCCGTGAAATTTCAAAAACGCACACCAGAGATTTGCGTACCTAAAGATCAATGGGAAATGATGCGCGATACCCCTTGGGGCCGTATTACCTATATCGACTACAAACGTAAAACTGAGTTTGGCATTGCCGAATATGCAGCTATCGACCAATATTGTAAAAAACTGGGTATCGACTGGTTTGTATCTGCCTGGGATGCACCTTCGGTTGATTTTATGGAGCGTTTTGATACCGTGATCTACAAACTGGCTTCGGCTTCGTTGACTGATTTCGAACTGATCCAACGTATCCTGGAAACAGGGAAACCGCTGATGCTGTCAACCGGCATGTCTACCATGAAAGAGATTGAGGATACCATGGCTTATATCAATGCTTTTGATGCTAACTATCCCTTGTTTATTGCTCATGCAACATCAGCATATCCTTGCCCGCCACAAGAGTTGAACCTGAAAATGATCCAGACTTTGGAGGCTAAATATGCAGGTATTCCAATTGGTTATTCTGGCCACGAAACTGGTTTGGCTACCACGGTTGCTGCCGTAGCTATGGGTGCAACGTTTGTGGAGAGACACTTTACGCTTGATCGTGCGATGTGGGGATCGGATCACGCTGCATCTGTTGAACCGCAGGGCTTCCAACGTATGGTACGCGATATCCGCGATGTGGAAATTGCAGCCGGCGACGGTGTGAAAAAAGTATATGAATCAGAAATTGGGCCGATGAAACGCCTGCGCGTAAACATCAGCCCTGAGTATAAAGAAAAACCGGTTATTTAA
- a CDS encoding transketolase family protein — MTYEELLTQTALADEQIIVMTAENRALVRNLPGILGKRFIDTGITEQTMIGAAAGLALRNRIPVVHALAAFLTMRAFEFVRTDVGIADLPVKLSGFIPGFLSDANGPTHQAIEDISIMRGIPNMTVFAPADEDDLIKMLPEIWESEDPAYTRINTRQTGYVHAPYEFGKAEIVAEGADVTILTYGLLFEQALIAVEMLRNEGLSVGLINMRSLKPVDEEAILNTAANSKLLVTLEDHFQTGGLYTIVAEVLLKYATTARVLPIALNEKWFKPALLPAVLQHEGFTGKQIAEKILGYKTRYQQPAVLTPQFSE, encoded by the coding sequence ATGACATACGAAGAACTTTTAACCCAAACAGCCTTAGCCGACGAGCAGATTATTGTGATGACGGCCGAGAACCGCGCGCTTGTGCGCAACCTGCCCGGCATATTAGGCAAACGATTTATAGATACCGGCATTACCGAGCAAACCATGATAGGCGCAGCTGCCGGTTTAGCCCTGCGCAACCGTATTCCCGTTGTACATGCACTGGCTGCGTTTTTAACTATGCGCGCCTTCGAATTTGTACGTACCGATGTTGGTATTGCAGATTTGCCGGTGAAGCTAAGCGGCTTTATACCAGGGTTTTTATCAGATGCTAACGGGCCAACCCACCAGGCCATTGAAGATATCTCCATCATGCGCGGCATCCCCAATATGACGGTATTTGCCCCGGCTGATGAAGATGATCTGATTAAAATGCTGCCAGAGATCTGGGAATCTGAAGACCCGGCTTATACGCGCATTAACACCCGCCAAACCGGTTATGTGCATGCGCCTTATGAGTTTGGTAAAGCCGAGATTGTTGCCGAGGGTGCAGATGTAACTATATTAACTTATGGCTTATTGTTTGAGCAGGCATTAATCGCTGTTGAGATGCTTAGAAACGAAGGTTTATCGGTAGGCCTTATCAATATGCGCAGCCTGAAACCGGTTGACGAAGAAGCGATACTGAATACCGCAGCAAATAGTAAATTGTTGGTTACCCTCGAAGATCATTTTCAAACTGGCGGTTTGTATACCATAGTGGCCGAAGTATTATTGAAGTACGCTACCACAGCAAGAGTATTGCCTATCGCCCTGAACGAGAAATGGTTTAAACCCGCATTACTACCTGCCGTATTACAGCACGAAGGCTTCACAGGCAAGCAAATAGCCGAAAAAATATTGGGCTACAAAACCCGTTACCAGCAACCAGCAGTTTTAACTCCTCAATTTTCAGAATAA
- a CDS encoding response regulator, with the protein MLIWVISYLFINHKQKQLTSFTSDLTRIQIQYLESTGYLQKFMLSGFHSPIFYRSGNQLDVDQFLLLQKTITYHLHNLKQKANQNHININEQLDSLINLSAHSLALGNELKGLYYNKGFEDYGMEGQMRKSAHWIEDSSAVAKYDILQLRRHEKDYMLRGRSEYATLFFSQIDALIKKTPANSKSYGALINYKARFAQLVNYAEKLGIGQQDGVVPRILDNINKFEQQYNLTGTQAINITNQLQLTFTLILVAVSVLLLIIILTISLILPRFLTRDIKELNQQMEAFIKSDFEDIQDLKTENSIMPNSTEIEKLYNDFNLLKSTLKSFIYRLNYRSEELQSLNEELQVQSEELQAQSEEFQILNEELKLQKEQEHIAREEAEKANQAKSVFLATMSHEIRTPMNGVLGMASLLHDTNLDAEQREYVETVQRSGETLLNVINDILDFSKIESGKLELDPHDFDLRQCIEEVMDMFAGKAAHSGLDLVYQIDHEVPLQLVADSMRLKQVLINLLGNAIKFTSKGEVFLGISLLKRTDDQKLELAFEVRDTGIGIPKDKIAHLFQAFSQVDSSTTRKYGGSGLGLAICERLVHLMQGNIIVESQVGLGTAFHFTIEAEISRQAVRTVVQYNMEGHENKRVLVVDDNATNRKILRVQLEQWRLIPVMASSGDEALQILTGQSFDLIISDMQMPEMDGVQLSRQIKEKYKNLPIVLLSSIGDETKGKYPDLFASVLTKPVKQQHLCKVIEMVLSQAIEPQKVEPVQILLSKEFSEKYPMRIIIAEDNLINQKLIVRILHKLGYEPHIANNGVELLAMMELNEYDVVLMDIQMPEMDGLEATQIIRSNMEKQPIIIAMTANAMQEDKDLCINIGMNFYLPKPLRIEALLDVLTEAANYNNVH; encoded by the coding sequence GTGTTAATCTGGGTAATTTCTTACCTGTTTATTAACCATAAACAAAAGCAACTCACTTCGTTTACCAGCGATCTTACCCGCATCCAGATCCAGTATCTGGAGAGCACCGGTTACCTGCAAAAATTTATGCTGTCGGGTTTCCATTCGCCCATATTTTACCGCTCGGGTAACCAACTGGATGTCGATCAGTTTTTGCTGCTTCAAAAAACGATAACCTATCACCTGCATAATTTAAAACAGAAGGCCAACCAAAACCATATCAATATTAATGAGCAGTTGGATAGCCTGATTAACCTTAGTGCACATAGCCTGGCCTTGGGTAACGAGTTAAAGGGACTTTATTACAATAAAGGGTTCGAAGATTATGGCATGGAAGGCCAGATGCGGAAGTCTGCGCATTGGATAGAGGACTCGAGCGCGGTAGCCAAATATGATATCCTGCAATTAAGAAGGCACGAGAAAGATTATATGCTACGTGGAAGAAGCGAATATGCTACACTGTTTTTTAGCCAGATAGATGCTTTAATTAAAAAAACGCCGGCGAATAGTAAGAGCTACGGCGCTTTAATAAATTACAAAGCCAGATTTGCCCAACTGGTTAATTATGCCGAAAAACTGGGCATTGGTCAGCAAGATGGTGTTGTACCGCGTATTCTGGATAATATCAACAAGTTTGAGCAACAATATAACCTTACAGGTACGCAAGCCATCAATATTACTAACCAGTTGCAGCTTACTTTTACGTTGATATTGGTAGCGGTATCTGTTTTACTGCTCATCATTATATTAACCATCAGCTTGATACTGCCGAGGTTTTTAACGCGTGACATTAAGGAGTTAAACCAGCAAATGGAGGCGTTTATTAAATCTGATTTCGAGGATATTCAGGATCTGAAGACCGAGAACAGCATCATGCCGAACAGTACGGAGATCGAGAAACTTTACAATGATTTCAACCTGCTAAAATCGACGCTTAAATCATTTATTTACAGGCTTAACTACAGGTCAGAAGAGTTGCAGTCGTTAAATGAAGAGCTGCAGGTACAATCGGAGGAATTGCAGGCACAATCTGAAGAGTTCCAGATCCTGAATGAAGAACTGAAGCTACAGAAAGAGCAGGAGCATATAGCCCGCGAAGAGGCAGAGAAAGCTAACCAGGCTAAAAGTGTTTTCCTGGCTACCATGAGCCACGAAATCCGTACGCCGATGAATGGGGTTTTGGGTATGGCTTCGTTACTGCACGATACTAACCTCGATGCCGAACAGCGTGAGTATGTAGAGACCGTACAGCGAAGTGGCGAAACGCTGCTGAATGTAATTAACGATATTCTCGATTTTTCGAAGATAGAATCGGGCAAATTGGAATTAGACCCGCACGATTTTGACCTTCGCCAATGTATTGAAGAAGTGATGGATATGTTTGCAGGTAAAGCTGCACACAGTGGTTTGGACCTTGTTTATCAGATAGATCATGAAGTGCCGCTGCAGTTGGTAGCCGATAGCATGCGCTTAAAACAAGTGCTGATTAACCTGTTAGGCAACGCTATTAAATTTACCAGCAAAGGCGAAGTGTTTTTAGGTATAAGCCTGCTTAAACGTACAGACGACCAGAAACTGGAGCTTGCCTTTGAGGTGCGCGATACAGGCATAGGTATCCCGAAAGATAAGATAGCTCATTTGTTCCAGGCTTTCTCCCAGGTTGATTCTTCAACCACCCGTAAGTACGGTGGTAGTGGTTTGGGCTTGGCTATTTGTGAGCGTTTAGTACACTTAATGCAGGGTAATATTATTGTAGAGAGCCAGGTAGGCTTGGGTACTGCATTTCACTTTACTATTGAGGCCGAAATTAGCAGGCAGGCGGTACGTACCGTGGTGCAATACAACATGGAAGGGCACGAGAATAAGCGTGTTCTGGTGGTTGATGATAATGCCACCAACCGTAAAATATTGAGGGTGCAGCTGGAGCAATGGCGTTTAATACCGGTTATGGCATCATCAGGAGATGAGGCTTTGCAGATACTAACGGGACAATCTTTTGATTTAATAATAAGCGATATGCAAATGCCAGAAATGGATGGCGTACAGTTGAGCAGGCAAATTAAAGAGAAGTATAAAAATCTTCCTATCGTGCTGCTGAGTTCAATTGGTGATGAAACTAAAGGTAAATATCCCGATTTGTTCGCATCTGTATTAACCAAACCAGTTAAACAGCAGCATTTATGTAAGGTGATAGAAATGGTGTTAAGCCAGGCAATCGAACCTCAAAAGGTAGAACCTGTACAAATCTTATTAAGCAAGGAATTTTCTGAAAAATATCCGATGCGGATTATTATTGCCGAGGATAACCTGATTAACCAGAAACTGATCGTCAGGATATTGCATAAGCTGGGTTATGAACCACACATTGCTAATAATGGTGTAGAGCTTTTGGCCATGATGGAACTAAACGAGTATGATGTGGTATTAATGGACATCCAAATGCCAGAAATGGATGGCTTGGAAGCCACGCAAATTATTCGCAGCAATATGGAGAAACAGCCTATTATTATTGCCATGACGGCCAATGCCATGCAGGAGGATAAAGACCTGTGCATTAATATCGGCATGAATTTTTACCTGCCAAAACCATTAAGAATTGAAGCCCTGTTAGATGTTTTAACAGAGGCCGCTAATTACAACAATGTGCATTAA
- a CDS encoding DUF2461 domain-containing protein: MAKQQSIIPKSAFKFLETLTQNNNRDWFNAHKDEFLEQRAYIENFADLLLAELNSHDLIETPSGNKSLYRIYRDTRFSTDKTPYKQWWSGSFKRATKQRRGGYYFHIEPGNNFVIGGFRNPNTADLKRIREDISYDPIPLRQILNADTFITTFGTLQGEQLKTTPQGFAADNEAIDLLRYKQFLLIKRFTDEQVLAPSFLDEANQAFKNMRPFFDYMSDILSTDVNGNLL, encoded by the coding sequence ATGGCAAAGCAGCAATCTATTATACCGAAATCGGCTTTTAAGTTTTTAGAGACATTAACACAAAACAATAACCGCGATTGGTTTAATGCCCATAAAGATGAGTTTCTGGAACAACGTGCCTACATCGAAAACTTTGCCGATCTGCTGCTAGCCGAACTGAATAGTCATGACCTGATAGAAACACCATCGGGTAATAAAAGCCTCTATCGCATTTACAGAGATACCCGTTTTTCGACTGATAAAACGCCTTACAAACAATGGTGGAGTGGTAGTTTTAAACGCGCAACTAAACAGCGCAGGGGCGGCTACTATTTCCACATTGAGCCGGGCAATAATTTTGTAATCGGCGGGTTCCGTAACCCTAATACAGCCGATTTAAAGCGCATTCGTGAAGATATTAGTTATGACCCTATCCCATTGAGGCAAATCCTTAATGCAGACACATTTATCACAACATTTGGCACCTTACAAGGCGAACAGCTTAAAACAACCCCACAAGGTTTTGCCGCTGATAACGAAGCGATAGACCTGTTACGCTATAAACAGTTTTTATTGATCAAAAGGTTTACGGACGAACAGGTGCTTGCGCCATCATTTCTGGATGAAGCCAATCAAGCATTCAAAAACATGCGCCCTTT